Proteins from one Microbacterium faecale genomic window:
- the hpaH gene encoding 2-oxo-hept-4-ene-1,7-dioate hydratase, translated as MLDDQQITAIADELADAERTRSMIPLITARHPEMTVEDSYAVQNEWRRRAIASGRRQVGRKIGLTSKVMQAATGITEPDYGAIFADQVFENGSVIEHAQFTGVRIEVELAFVLGERLEGPNTTVFDVMRATEYVIPALEILSSRIELEGRTIVDTISDNAALGAMVYGGNPTKPHDVDLRWVSALLYRNEQIEESGVAAAVLNHPAMGVAWLADKLAQHDDALEAGEIVLAGSFTRPMWVHPGDTVLADYGPMGTIACRFA; from the coding sequence ATGCTCGACGACCAGCAGATCACCGCGATCGCGGACGAGCTCGCCGACGCCGAGCGCACCCGATCGATGATCCCCCTCATCACCGCTCGCCATCCGGAGATGACGGTCGAGGACTCCTACGCCGTGCAGAACGAGTGGCGGCGTCGGGCGATCGCGTCGGGCCGCCGACAGGTCGGTCGCAAGATCGGCCTCACGAGCAAGGTGATGCAGGCCGCGACCGGCATCACCGAGCCCGACTACGGCGCGATCTTCGCCGATCAGGTCTTCGAGAACGGATCCGTGATCGAGCACGCTCAGTTCACGGGCGTGCGCATCGAGGTCGAGCTCGCGTTCGTGCTCGGTGAGCGCCTCGAGGGGCCGAACACGACCGTGTTCGACGTCATGCGCGCGACGGAGTACGTCATCCCGGCCCTCGAGATCCTCTCGAGCCGCATCGAGCTCGAGGGGCGCACGATCGTCGACACGATCAGCGACAACGCGGCGCTCGGCGCGATGGTCTACGGCGGGAATCCGACGAAGCCGCACGACGTCGACCTGCGCTGGGTCTCCGCGTTGCTGTACCGCAACGAGCAGATCGAGGAGTCGGGCGTCGCCGCGGCGGTGCTCAACCACCCCGCGATGGGCGTCGCCTGGCTCGCCGACAAGCTCGCGCAGCACGACGACGCGCTCGAAGCGGGCGAGATCGTGCTGGCGGGAAGCTTCACCCGCCCGATGTGGGTGCACCCGGGCGACACCGTGCTCGCCGACTACGGACCGATGGGAACGATCGCATGTCGCTTCGCTTGA
- the hpaD gene encoding 3,4-dihydroxyphenylacetate 2,3-dioxygenase, which translates to MTNERIKTSSGFFVSEAAPIAAANPIATPKAPAPDILRCAYLDLVVTDLAASREFYVDVLGLHVTAEDNEAIYLRSTDEFIHHNLVLRKGEIAAVAAFSYRVRTPEDLDKAVAFYTELGCRVERREGGFTKGIGDSVRVEDPLGFPYEFFYQTDHVERLSWRYDLQTPGELVRLDHFNQITPDVPRAVRHYQDLGFRVTEDIQDEDGTVYAAWMRRKPTVHDTAATGGDGPRLHHVAFATHEKHNILAICDKLGALRRSDAIERGPGRHGVSNAFYLYLRDPDGHRVEIYTQDYYTGDPDNPVITWDVHDNQRRDWWGNPVVPSWYRDGSLVLDLDGKPQPVVERTESSEMAVTIGADGFSYTREGDDGEMPDWKQGEYKLGNQL; encoded by the coding sequence ATGACCAACGAACGTATCAAAACCTCCTCCGGCTTCTTCGTCTCTGAGGCGGCACCGATCGCCGCGGCGAACCCCATCGCGACGCCGAAGGCACCGGCGCCCGACATCCTGCGCTGCGCGTACCTCGACCTCGTCGTCACCGATCTTGCCGCCTCGCGCGAGTTCTACGTCGACGTACTCGGGCTTCACGTGACCGCGGAGGATAACGAGGCGATCTACCTCCGGTCGACGGACGAGTTCATCCACCACAACCTCGTGCTCCGCAAGGGCGAGATCGCGGCCGTGGCCGCCTTCTCCTACCGCGTGCGGACGCCGGAGGATCTCGATAAGGCCGTCGCCTTCTACACCGAGCTCGGGTGCCGCGTCGAGCGGCGAGAAGGCGGGTTCACCAAGGGCATCGGAGACTCGGTGCGCGTCGAGGATCCGCTCGGCTTCCCGTACGAGTTCTTCTACCAGACCGACCACGTCGAGCGACTCTCGTGGCGCTACGACCTGCAGACGCCCGGCGAGCTCGTGCGGCTCGACCACTTCAACCAGATCACCCCCGACGTGCCGCGCGCCGTGCGCCATTACCAGGACCTCGGCTTCCGCGTCACGGAGGACATTCAGGACGAGGACGGCACCGTCTATGCGGCGTGGATGCGCCGCAAGCCGACCGTGCACGACACGGCCGCGACGGGCGGCGACGGACCGCGCCTGCACCACGTCGCGTTCGCAACGCACGAGAAGCACAACATCCTCGCGATCTGCGACAAGCTCGGCGCCCTGCGCCGCAGCGACGCGATCGAGCGCGGGCCGGGTCGCCACGGCGTCTCCAATGCCTTCTACCTGTACCTGCGCGACCCAGACGGGCACCGCGTGGAGATCTACACGCAGGACTACTACACCGGCGACCCGGACAACCCCGTCATCACCTGGGACGTGCACGACAACCAGCGCCGCGACTGGTGGGGCAACCCCGTCGTCCCGAGCTGGTACCGCGACGGATCCCTCGTACTCGATCTCGACGGCAAGCCGCAGCCTGTCGTCGAGCGCACCGAGTCGAGCGAGATGGCGGTCACGATCGGCGCCGACGGCTTCTCCTACACGCGCGAAGGCGACGACGGCGAGATGCCGGACTGGAAGCAGGGCGAGTACAAGCTCGGAAACCAGCTCTGA
- the hpaE gene encoding 5-carboxymethyl-2-hydroxymuconate semialdehyde dehydrogenase, with amino-acid sequence MSSPSRPLPQNLPERIRHYIGGQFVDSLDGDTFDVIDPVSNRAYIQAASGKPADVDRAVQAAKKAFAEGPWPRMLPRERSRVLHAIADLVEARDQQLAEMESFDSGLPITQAKGQARRAAENFRFFADLIVAQADDTYKVPGRQINYVNRKPIGVAGLITPWNTPFMLESWKLAPAIATGNTVVLKPAEFTPLSAQLWADIFEEAGLPEGVFNLVNGFGEEGYAGDSLVKHPDVPLISFTGESKTGELIFANAAPYLKGLSMELGGKSPAIVFEDADLDAAIDACVFGVFSLNGERCTAGSRVLVQRSVYDEFVEKFVAQAKRVKVGYPDDPATEVGALVHPEHYEKVMSYVEIGKSEGRLLAGGGRPEGFDEGNFVEPTVFADVSPDARIFQEEIFGPVVAITPFDTLDDALELANNTRYGLAAYVWTNDLKRAHNFAQAVDAGMVWLNSNNVRDLRTPFGGVKASGLGHEGGYRSIDFYTDQQAVHINLGAVHNPSFGKA; translated from the coding sequence CCGGTGTCCAACCGTGCGTACATCCAGGCCGCCTCCGGCAAGCCCGCCGACGTCGACCGCGCCGTGCAGGCCGCGAAGAAGGCGTTCGCCGAGGGCCCGTGGCCGCGGATGCTCCCCCGCGAGCGGTCCCGCGTGCTGCACGCGATCGCCGACCTCGTCGAGGCGCGCGACCAGCAGCTCGCCGAGATGGAGTCGTTCGACTCCGGCCTGCCGATCACGCAGGCGAAGGGACAGGCGCGCCGCGCCGCCGAGAACTTCCGCTTCTTCGCGGATCTCATCGTGGCTCAGGCCGACGACACGTACAAGGTGCCGGGACGCCAGATCAACTACGTCAACCGCAAACCGATCGGCGTCGCCGGCCTCATCACGCCGTGGAACACGCCGTTCATGCTCGAGTCGTGGAAGCTCGCCCCCGCGATCGCAACGGGAAACACCGTCGTCCTCAAGCCCGCGGAGTTCACGCCGCTGTCCGCGCAGCTGTGGGCCGACATCTTCGAGGAGGCGGGCCTGCCCGAGGGCGTGTTCAACCTCGTCAACGGCTTCGGCGAGGAGGGGTACGCGGGCGACTCGCTCGTGAAGCACCCCGACGTGCCGCTCATCTCGTTCACGGGTGAATCGAAGACCGGCGAGCTCATCTTCGCGAACGCCGCTCCGTATCTGAAGGGCCTCTCGATGGAGCTCGGCGGCAAGTCGCCAGCCATCGTGTTCGAGGATGCCGACCTCGACGCCGCGATCGACGCGTGCGTCTTCGGGGTGTTCTCCCTCAACGGCGAGCGTTGCACCGCGGGATCCCGCGTCCTCGTCCAGCGCTCCGTCTACGACGAGTTCGTCGAGAAGTTCGTCGCCCAGGCGAAGCGGGTCAAGGTCGGCTACCCCGACGACCCCGCGACCGAGGTCGGCGCGCTCGTGCACCCCGAGCACTACGAGAAGGTGATGAGCTACGTCGAGATCGGCAAGTCCGAGGGGCGTCTCCTCGCTGGCGGCGGCCGCCCCGAAGGCTTCGACGAGGGCAACTTCGTGGAGCCGACGGTCTTCGCGGACGTCTCCCCCGATGCCCGCATCTTCCAGGAGGAGATCTTCGGGCCCGTCGTCGCGATCACGCCGTTCGACACCCTCGACGACGCCCTCGAGCTGGCGAACAACACACGCTACGGACTGGCCGCGTACGTCTGGACCAACGACCTCAAGCGCGCACACAACTTCGCGCAGGCGGTCGACGCGGGAATGGTGTGGCTCAACTCGAACAACGTGCGCGACCTGCGCACCCCGTTCGGCGGCGTGAAGGCCTCCGGCCTCGGCCACGAGGGCGGCTACCGTTCGATCGACTTCTACACCGACCAGCAGGCCGTGCACATCAACCTCGGTGCCGTGCACAACCCGAGCTTCGGCAAAGCCTGA